Proteins co-encoded in one Brassica rapa cultivar Chiifu-401-42 chromosome A02, CAAS_Brap_v3.01, whole genome shotgun sequence genomic window:
- the LOC103865128 gene encoding uncharacterized protein LOC103865128 — protein MHIEKNFFENIMNTLLNVPGKTKDNKKSRMDLPDICSRSELHIKSNGNVPVPIFRLSSAAKTTLFDWVASEVKFPDGYVSNMSRCIERGQKFSGMKSHDCHVFMQRLLPFAFAELLPANVHEALAAIGAFFRDLSTRTFKEEVIEQLHQNIPIILCNLEKIFPPSFFDVMEHLVVHLPYEALLRGPVHNGWMYPYERQMKHLKGKARNLAKVEGSIVAGSLTAETSNFTSYYFAPTVRTRKRVPRRYDDGGVPTSYPIDGVPDIFCEIGRFGGKTKEVWWSCEEDKHSAHTYILLNCEDAMTRYFERMFVSQVEEAIPGISATDVDTRKDKHFVKWLKSQVDYDDPYYPVWFHELVQGPVAKVTTSPMYFTRGFTFHTYEYGRHRATSNYGICVKGETDFYGILQEIIEVEFPGLLKLKCVLFKCEWFDPVVNRGIRYNKFGVVDVNFGRRYNKFEPFILASQAEQVSFLPYPRLRTSGINWVTAIKVTPRGRIVVGEEPPLQEEDAITEVEVPEQPTDEILLIDPQNFQYEDIPEDATDEAREDEFERSDDDDCNDSDENENDLE, from the exons atgcatatcgagaagaacttttttgagaacatcatgaatacattacttaacgtccctgggaagacaaaagataacaaaaagtcAAGGATGGACTTAcctgatatttgctcaagaagtgaGTTACATATCAAGAGCAATGGAAACGTTCCTGTTCCCATCTTCCGGTTGTCATCAGCAGCGAAAACAACCTTGTTTGACTGGGTTGCATCGGAAGTTAAGTTTCCTGAtggttatgtttcaaatatgtcAAGATGTATTGAACGAGGTCAAAAGTTCTCCGGAATgaaaagtcatgattgtcatgtgtttatgcaacgactgcttccatttgcttttgccgagctccttccagcaaatGTCcacgaagcacttgcag ccATCGGAGCATTTTTCAGAGATCTTAGCACACGTACGTTCAAAGAAGAAGTCATCGAACAACTTCATCAGAACATTCCGATCATATTGTGCAacctggagaagatatttcctccttcattttttgacgtcatggagcatctagttgTCCACCTAccgtatgaagcattgcttcgtggacctgttcacaacggatggatgtatccgtATGAGCGACAGATGAAACATTTGAAGGGGAAAGCAAGAAATCTTGCAAAGGTAGAAGGTTCAATAGTTGCAGGGAGTTTGACAGCCGAAACATCTAACTTCACATCATACTACTTTGCTCCAACTGTTCGTACGAGAAAAAGAGTTCctagaagatatgatgatggtggagtacCGACATCATATCCAATTGATGGTGTTCCTGACATTTTCTGCGAAATTGGACGGTTTGGTGGTAAAACGAAAGAAGTATGGTGGTCATGTgaagaagataaacatagtGCCCACACTTATATTCTGCTCAACTGCGAGGATGCAATGACCCGTTACTTTGAAAG GATGTTTGTATCTCAAGTTGAAGAAGCAATACCAGGAATATCTGCAACTGATGTGGATACACGTAAAGATAAGCACTTTGTCAAGTGGTTAAAATCACAG gttgattatgacgatccTTATTATCCCGTATGGTTTCATGAATTGGTTCAAGGTCCAGTtgcaaaggtcaccacatcacctatgtatttcacacgaggattTACCTTTCACACATACGAGTATGGGAGACATCGGGCAACGAGTAACtacggaatatgtgtgaaaggtgaaACAGACTTTTACGGGATATTgcaggagattattgaagtggaatttccggggttattgaagctaaaatgcgtcctcttcaaatgtgaatggttcgatccTGTTGTGAACCGAGGGATTCggtataacaaatttggtgttgtggatgtcaattttgggagaagatacaacaaatttgagcctttcattttagcttcacaagccgagcaagttagcttccttccttatcctcggcTTCGAACTTCCGGGATAAACTGGGTAACTgctatcaaagttacacctcgtggaCGCATTGTCGTTGGAGAAGAACCGCCCTTGCAAGAAGAAGACGCTATCACTGAAGTTGAGGTACCAGAACAACCAACTGATGAAATCCTTTTGATCGACCCGCAAAACTTTCAATATGAAGATATTCCCGAAGATGCGACAGATGAAGCACGTGaagacgagttcgagagaagcgacgatgatgattgtaatgatagtgatgagaacgaaaacgatttagagtga